Proteins encoded by one window of Juglans regia cultivar Chandler chromosome 15, Walnut 2.0, whole genome shotgun sequence:
- the LOC108992343 gene encoding uncharacterized protein LOC108992343, translated as MVRPKRPTNELEDELSRGDGNYAMARALNQMTDFLQQNFCPLQGEQNRVVQVGCTYEHFLVHKTPAFTGEEDSLQAERWIGDLERTFEVCGCTEAQKVLYGSYLLHGEAANWWKTKRELLEMELGSFAAVSWQRFKKEFDDRFFVVFVRRQKAREFNNLVQGDMTVEQYARKFIELGRFAIHLIATEELRAERFQEGLRPQIRRQVACLQIQNFQRLVEVASIAEQERGTVAGSPSSKKRLNVDGEGSSSGLPQKFVQRTWARSQAASGVRIGGRAPVCGRCNRALEGQCRQGWNQCFECGQSGHFARECPNRTQGNQGGHRGGRTNQRQVVQAQVYALTPSSAGDEVPETQDAGIMADFDVDDDDEP; from the exons atggtacgacctAAAAGGCCGACCAATGAGCTCGAGGATGAATTATCGAGAGGTGATGGGAATTACGCCATGGCAAGGGCGTTAAATCAGATGACGGACTTCCTTCAGCAAAATTTTTGTCCACTGCAAGGAGAGCAGAATAGGGTGGTGCAAGTTGGGTGCACCTATGAGCATTTCTTGGTGCATAAGACCCCTGCCTTCACTGGCGAAGAGGATTCACTTCAAGCCGAGAGGTGGATTGGAGACCTCGAGAGGACATTCGAAGTCTGTGGTTGTACGGAGGCCCAGAAGGTGTTGTATGGGAGTTACCTGCTGCATGGTGAAGCAGCTAATTGGTGGAAGACTAAGCGGGAACTCCTAGAGATGGAGTTGGGATCTTTTGCGGCTGTGTCTTGGCAGCGCTTCAAGAAAGAGTTCGACGACCGTTTCTTCGTTGTTTTTGTGAGACGGCAGAAAGCACGAGAATTCAATAATTTGGTCCAAGGGGATATGACTGTTGAGCAGTATGCTCGAAAATTTATAGAGCTCGGGCGATTTGCGATTCATCTGATTGCCACCGAAGAGTTGCGGGCTGAACGTTTTCAAGAAGGGTTGCGCCCTCAGATCCGCAGACAAGTTGCGTGCCTACAAATCCAGAACTTTCAGAGGTTGGTCGAGGTGGCCTCTATTGCTGAGCAAGAGCGAGGTACTGTGGCAGGCTCCCCTTCGAGTAAGAAGCGACTGAACGTTGATGGTGAAGGGAGCAGCTCCGGGTTGCCACAGAAGTTTGTGCAAAGGACTTGGGCCCGATCGCAGGCAGCCTCTGGTGTACGTATTGGGGGTCGAGCTCCAGTTTGTGGTAGATGTAATAGAGCCCTTGAGGGCCAGTGTCGTCAGGGTTGGAACCAGTGCTTTGAGTGCGGTCAGTCAGGGCACTTTGCTCGTGAGTGCCCTAATCGGACCCAAGGGAATCAAGGTGGTCATCGCGGTGGTAGAACTAATCAGAGGCAAGTAGTTCAGGCTCAGGTGTACGCGTTGACTCCAAGTAGTGCTGGCGACGAGGTTCCAGAGACTCAAGACGCTGGAATTATGGCAG attttgatgtagatgacGACGacgagccttag